The proteins below come from a single Asanoa ferruginea genomic window:
- a CDS encoding Ig-like domain-containing protein, with amino-acid sequence MTTALAQPAFAGGPGDPLLGDVNGDGRTDRATLVELPNFECGVDVELGKAGGGFDPATRYSWPNTGHWAYCPDMGVIFDLGGDGDSELLLAYFWGRPDGVDTDLILLEDFTPTGGFDAIWMPSFLGLENFNDDDLVDVYEYTDQSAAVITWLNTPSGQLVRGPVEAHGISLSYDFADFDRNGSTDLVAGFDGDASSTPHTGVVVTLDDGERVVLRDDDYYEVDALDANSDSKQDVRAEKWNYPTPDVTHFIGDGRGHFTEAPNAVDDTVQVAYQEQKTISVLVNDAATNAATLEIVTPPAYGTIVRTTNKGFIYRNTVKHDDSFVYRLTVDGKSETATANLRVR; translated from the coding sequence ATGACGACGGCCCTGGCTCAGCCGGCGTTCGCTGGCGGCCCGGGCGACCCACTACTCGGCGACGTCAACGGCGACGGCCGCACCGATCGCGCCACGCTGGTCGAGCTGCCCAACTTCGAATGCGGGGTCGACGTCGAGCTCGGCAAAGCAGGCGGCGGCTTCGACCCGGCGACCCGCTACTCCTGGCCGAATACGGGCCATTGGGCCTACTGCCCCGACATGGGAGTCATCTTCGACCTAGGCGGAGACGGCGATTCCGAACTGCTGCTGGCCTACTTCTGGGGCCGGCCGGACGGCGTCGACACCGATCTGATCCTGCTCGAAGACTTCACCCCGACCGGCGGGTTCGACGCGATCTGGATGCCTAGCTTCCTCGGCCTGGAGAACTTCAACGACGACGACCTAGTCGACGTGTACGAGTACACCGACCAGAGCGCCGCCGTCATCACGTGGCTCAACACCCCGTCCGGGCAGCTCGTCCGCGGGCCGGTCGAGGCGCACGGTATTTCGCTCAGCTACGACTTCGCCGACTTCGACCGCAACGGTTCCACCGACCTGGTCGCCGGCTTCGACGGTGACGCGTCCTCGACACCGCACACCGGCGTGGTCGTCACCCTCGACGACGGAGAACGGGTCGTGTTGCGCGACGACGACTACTACGAGGTCGACGCGCTCGACGCCAACAGCGACAGCAAGCAGGACGTCCGCGCCGAAAAGTGGAATTACCCGACGCCCGACGTCACCCATTTCATCGGTGACGGTCGCGGGCACTTCACCGAGGCGCCCAACGCCGTCGACGACACCGTCCAGGTCGCCTATCAGGAGCAGAAGACGATCAGCGTGCTGGTCAACGACGCGGCCACCAACGCGGCCACGCTCGAGATCGTCACGCCGCCCGCCTACGGCACGATCGTGCGTACCACCAACAAGGGTTTCATCTACCGCAACACGGTCAAGCACGACGACAGCTTCGTCTACCGCCTGACCGTCGACGGCAAGTCGGAAACCGCGACCGCCAACCTCCGGGTGCGGTAA